A DNA window from Castanea sativa cultivar Marrone di Chiusa Pesio chromosome 7, ASM4071231v1 contains the following coding sequences:
- the LOC142643390 gene encoding exosome complex component RRP41 homolog: MEFVSPEGLRLDGRRPMEMRQIRAEIGAVAKADGSAVFEMGNTKVIAAVYGPREVQNRTQQINDQALVRCEYSMANFSTGDRMRKPKGDRRSTEISLVIRQTMEACILTHLMPRSQIDIFVQVLQADGGTRSACINAATLALADAGIPMRDLVTSCSSGYLNSTPLLDLNYVEDSAGGPDVTVGFLPKLDKVTLLQMDSKLPIDIFENVMQLAIEGCKAIANYIREIMLENTKQLEYRRGI, from the exons ATGGAGTTTGTAAGCCCTGAAGGTCTTCGATTAGATGGTCGCCGTCCCATGGAA ATGAGACAAATTCGAGCTGAGATTGGTGCTGTAGCCAAAGCTGACGG TTCCGCTGTGTTTGAGATGGGTAACACCAAAGTCATTGCTGCAGTATATGGCCCTAGAGAG GTCCAAAATAGGACTCAACAAATTAATGACCAAGCACTG GTGCGCTGTGAGTACAGCATGGCTAATTTTAGTACCGGGGATCGCATGAGAAAACCAAAGGGTGACAG ACGATCGACAGAGATATCTTTGGTAATTCGCCAGACCATGGAAGCTTGCATATTGACACATTTGATGCCTCGGTCTCAG ATAGATATTTTTGTCCAAGTACTCCAAGCAGATGGTG GAACTAGATCTGCATGTATCAATGCTGCAACTTTAGCCCTTGCAGATGCTGGGATCCCAATGCGTGATCTTGTTACCTCATGTAGCTCTGGATATCTCAATAGCACTCCTCTGCTTG ATTTGAACTATGTAGAAGATAGTGCCGGAGGTCCTGATGTCACCGTGGGATTTCTACCTAAGTTGGACAAAGTGACTCTTCTTCAG ATGGATTCTAAGTTACCAATTGACATTTTTGAAAATGTCATGCAACTTGCAATTGAAGGCTGCAAAGCAATAGCAAATTACATTAGAGAA ATAATGCTAGAGAATACCAAACAGCTAGAATATCGCCGGGGTATATAG